A window of Synchiropus splendidus isolate RoL2022-P1 chromosome 9, RoL_Sspl_1.0, whole genome shotgun sequence contains these coding sequences:
- the atp6v1ba gene encoding V-type proton ATPase subunit B, kidney isoform — protein sequence MATLVGNRAVDNGLAAAARTHTQAVTRNYISQPRLTYSTVSGVNGPLVILDNVKFPRYAEIVHLTLPDGTKRSGQVLEVIGSKAVVQVFEGTSGIDAKKTACEFTGDILRTPVSEDMLGRVFNGSGKPIDRGPSVLAEDYLDIMGQPINPQCRIYPEEMIQTGISAIDGMNSIARGQKIPIFSAAGLPHNEIAAQICRQAGLVQKSKDVMDYSADNFAIVFAAMGVNMETARFFKSDFEENGSMDNVCLFLNLANDPTIERIITPRLALTTAEYLAYQCEKHVLVILTDMSSYAEALREVSAAREEVPGRRGFPGYMYTDLATIYERAGRVEGRNGSITQIPILTMPNDDITHPIPDLTGYITEGQVYVDRQLHNRQIYPPINVLPSLSRLMKSAIGEGMTRKDHADVSNQLYACYAIGKDVQAMKAVVGEEALTSDDLLYLEFLQKFEKNFIAQGPYDNRTVYETLDIGWQLLRIFPKEMLKRIPQSTLAEFYPRESAARH from the exons CGTATTCCACCGTGTCTGGTGTCAACGGACCGCTCGTGATTCTGGATAATGTGAAG TTTCCAAGATATGCTGAGATCGTCCACCTGACACTTCCTGATGGAACCAAGAGAAGCGGCCAGGTCCTGGAGGTGATAGGCAGCAAAGCTGTGGTCCAG GTGTTTGAGGGTACGTCAGGCATTGATGCCAAGAAGACTGCCTGCGAGTTCACGGGTGATATCCTGAGGACTCCTGTGTCGGAGGACATGCTGG GCCGAGTATTCAACGGATCCGGGAAACCCATTGACCGTGGACCCAGTGTTCTGGCGGAGGACTACCTGGACATCATGG GTCAGCCCATCAACCCTCAGTGCCGTATCTACCCTGAGGAGATGATCCAGACCGGCATCTCTGCCATTGACGGCATGAACAGCATCGCCCGAGGACAGAAGATCCCCATCTTCTCTGCTGCTGGGTTACCGCACAATGAG ATTGCAGCCCAGATCTGTCGGCAGGCCGGCCTGGTGCAGAAGTCCAAGGACGTGATGGACTACAGCGCAGACAACTTCGCCATCGTCTTCGCAGCCATGGGG GTCAACATGGAGACGGCTCGTTTCTTCAAGTCTGATTTCGAGGAGAACGGTTCCATGGACAACGTCTGTCTCTTCTTGAACCTGGCCAATGACCCCAC CATTGAACGCATCATCACCCCTCGCCTGGCCCTGACCACCGCAGAGTACCTGGCTTACCAGTGTGAGAAGCACGTGCTGGTCATCCTGACTGACATGAGCTCCTACGCCGAGGCTCTGAGAGAG GTGTCTGCTGCCAGAGAGGAGGTGCCCGGCCGCCGAGGCTTCCCCGGCTACATGTACACCGACTTGGCCACCATCTACGAGCGCGCCGGCCGAGTGGAAGGCAGGAACGGCTCCATCACCCAGATCCCCATCCTCACCATGCCCAACGACG ATATCACCCATCCAATCCCTGATCTGACGGGCTACATCACGGAGGGACAGGTCTACGTGGACCGGCAGCTGCACAACAGACAG ATCTACCCCCCCATCAACGTGCTGCCCTCCCTGTCCCGTCTCATGAAGTCTGCCATCGGCGAGGGGATGACCAGGAAGGACCACGCTGATGTCTCCAACCAGCTG TACGCCTGCTACGCCATCGGCAAAGACGTCCAGGCCATGAAGGCCGTCGTGGGAGAAGAAGCTCTGACCTCCGATGATCTCCTCTACCTCGAGTTCCTGCAGAAGTTTGAGAAGAACTTCATTGCCCAAG GTCCGTACGACAACAGGACCGTGTACGAGACCCTGGACATCGGCTGGCAGCTGCTCCGAATCTTCCCCAAGGAGATGCTGAAGAGGATTCCTCAGAGCACCCTGGCAGAGTTCTACCCCCGCGAGTCTGCCGCCCGCCACTGA